Proteins encoded within one genomic window of Actinoplanes octamycinicus:
- a CDS encoding response regulator transcription factor has product MIRVLLVDDQQLIRAGLRMLLDAEDGMEVVGEAGDGRTAVTLAAQLVPDVVVMDLRMPGVDGITATSRIMSERPSTRVLVLTTFGDDDHLYPALQAGACGFLLKDAPPAELLNGIRQAAAGESPFSQEVLRRLVRRAVDARSDPAPRIAGLTVREQEVLDLVAEGLTNTEIADHLHIGITTVKTHITALMTKTNSPNRVRLALAARR; this is encoded by the coding sequence TTGATCCGGGTCCTGCTGGTGGATGATCAGCAACTGATCCGCGCCGGCCTGCGCATGCTCCTCGACGCCGAGGACGGCATGGAGGTGGTCGGTGAGGCCGGCGACGGCCGCACCGCGGTGACCCTCGCCGCCCAGCTGGTGCCCGACGTCGTGGTGATGGACCTGCGCATGCCCGGCGTCGACGGCATCACCGCCACCAGCCGGATCATGTCCGAGCGCCCGTCCACCCGGGTCCTGGTCCTGACCACCTTCGGCGACGACGACCACCTCTACCCGGCGTTGCAGGCCGGCGCCTGCGGCTTCCTGCTCAAGGACGCCCCGCCGGCCGAGTTGCTCAACGGGATCCGCCAGGCCGCCGCCGGGGAGAGCCCGTTCAGCCAGGAGGTGCTGCGGCGCCTGGTCCGCCGCGCGGTCGACGCCCGATCGGACCCCGCACCCCGCATCGCCGGGCTCACCGTGCGGGAGCAGGAGGTCCTGGACCTGGTCGCCGAGGGCCTCACCAACACCGAGATCGCCGACCACCTGCACATCGGCATCACCACGGTGAAAACCCACATCACCGCCCTGATGACCAAGACCAACAGCCCGAACCGCGTACGTCTGGCCCTCGCCGCCCGTCGCTGA
- a CDS encoding sensor histidine kinase: MAKFLDARDTLTRSALLDLSGLAYLLVINHTDHPPTPLQWALAVPAFASALLLHRRQPINLLVQTTLFAIALATLDDSTINQVGTAWAVGELALWAPRTRYLVAGVCLVASVYLIFDLPSSPSLIMQAVIGLAISLGLPVLLGLVVRTTRELGEQAERRAAEEQRRRESEHRAARADERSAIARELHDVVAHHVASMVLRVGVAQHVLPDLDPRTAEVFDDVHRTGTAALADLRRLVAVLRDPDSGRGDASLTAIDPSALPAALAGAVETARLAGVVVEAEIDPRVVELDAVRGLALLRLTQEGLTNVAKHAGPAARASLRVVMDGADLHWSVVDDGGRGVGESGSPLSAASSAPAGSFSPDSYPVSSSPGPSSSSSSSSAFSSPGSSSARADRMPGGGHGLTGMRERVEVLGGSLTAGPSGTGWQVATVLPADSPTATAGSSGPPLSASIGPAASFTTGPAPAAGPAPAEEID; this comes from the coding sequence ATGGCCAAGTTCCTCGACGCGCGGGACACCCTGACGCGCTCGGCGCTGCTGGATCTCAGCGGCCTGGCCTACCTTCTCGTGATCAACCACACCGACCATCCGCCGACCCCGCTGCAGTGGGCGCTCGCGGTGCCCGCCTTCGCCTCCGCGCTGCTGCTGCACCGCCGCCAGCCGATCAACCTGCTGGTGCAGACCACGCTGTTCGCCATCGCGCTGGCCACCCTGGACGACTCGACGATCAACCAGGTCGGCACCGCGTGGGCGGTCGGCGAGCTGGCCCTGTGGGCGCCCCGCACGCGGTACCTGGTGGCCGGCGTCTGCCTGGTGGCCTCGGTCTACCTGATCTTCGACCTGCCGTCCTCACCGTCGCTGATCATGCAGGCGGTCATCGGCCTGGCGATCAGCCTGGGCCTGCCGGTGCTGCTCGGCCTGGTCGTCCGGACCACCCGGGAACTCGGCGAGCAGGCCGAGCGGCGGGCCGCCGAGGAGCAGCGGCGCCGCGAGTCGGAGCACCGGGCCGCCCGGGCCGACGAGCGCAGCGCGATCGCCCGGGAGCTGCACGACGTGGTCGCCCACCACGTGGCCTCGATGGTGCTGCGGGTCGGGGTGGCCCAGCACGTGCTGCCCGACCTCGATCCGCGGACCGCGGAGGTCTTCGACGACGTGCACCGGACCGGGACGGCGGCGCTGGCCGACCTGCGCCGGCTGGTGGCCGTGCTGCGAGACCCGGACAGCGGGCGCGGGGACGCGTCGCTGACCGCTATTGATCCGTCGGCGCTGCCGGCGGCGCTGGCCGGGGCGGTGGAGACCGCCCGGCTGGCCGGGGTGGTGGTGGAGGCGGAGATCGATCCACGGGTGGTGGAGCTGGACGCGGTGCGAGGCTTGGCGCTGTTGCGGCTCACCCAGGAAGGACTGACGAACGTGGCGAAGCATGCCGGGCCGGCGGCGCGGGCGTCGCTGCGGGTGGTGATGGACGGGGCGGATCTGCACTGGTCGGTGGTGGACGACGGGGGGCGTGGGGTGGGGGAGTCGGGGTCCCCGCTCTCGGCGGCCTCCTCCGCTCCGGCCGGTTCCTTCTCGCCGGATTCCTATCCAGTTTCCTCCTCGCCGGGTCCCTCCTCCTCCTCCTCCTCCTCCTCGGCTTTCTCCTCGCCCGGCTCCTCCTCGGCCAGGGCGGACCGGATGCCGGGTGGCGGGCATGGGCTGACCGGGATGCGAGAGCGCGTGGAGGTGCTCGGCGGGTCCCTCACCGCCGGCCCGTCCGGCACCGGCTGGCAGGTGGCGACAGTGCTGCCGGCCGACTCCCCGACCGCCACGGCCGGCTCGTCCGGTCCGCCGCTCTCCGCCTCGATCGGCCCCGCGGCGTCGTTCACCACCGGTCCCGCTCCTGCGGCCGGTCCCGCCCCTGCCGAGGAGATCGATTGA
- a CDS encoding ABA4-like family protein has product MTAFLFNLTFLLAAPFWALMIVAPGWSWTRRIIASPLIVLPVVLIYAAVVLSNLDDVLPAVLNPTLGGVADLLGSADGATAGWAHMVAFDLFVGRWIWLDARDRGVPHLVLAPILVLTILFGPLGLAAYLAVRTRWRQDLG; this is encoded by the coding sequence GTGACAGCCTTCCTGTTCAACCTGACATTCCTGCTGGCCGCGCCGTTCTGGGCGCTGATGATCGTGGCGCCCGGCTGGTCCTGGACCCGGCGGATCATCGCCTCGCCGCTGATCGTGCTCCCGGTGGTGCTGATCTACGCGGCGGTCGTCCTGTCGAACCTCGACGACGTGCTGCCGGCGGTCCTCAACCCCACCCTGGGCGGGGTCGCCGACCTGCTCGGCAGCGCGGACGGCGCGACCGCCGGCTGGGCCCACATGGTCGCCTTCGACCTCTTCGTCGGCCGGTGGATCTGGCTGGACGCCCGCGACCGGGGCGTGCCGCACCTGGTACTCGCGCCGATCCTGGTGCTCACCATCCTGTTCGGACCGCTCGGGCTCGCCGCCTACCTGGCCGTCCGCACCCGCTGGCGGCAGGACCTAGGCTGA
- a CDS encoding nucleotidyltransferase family protein has translation MITAGLLLAAGEGRRYGMPKALIAYRNRLLVEHAAGTLQRAGCGRTLVVLGARAEEVRSRAELPETVVNPDWASGMGSSLRAGLAALSSDESVGAAVVLLVDMPGVTDAAVRRVIAHAAPDACAMGGYRGRRGHPVLLGREHWAGVAAVATGDRGARDYLRAHEVLVVEVGDVADDTDLDRPGDLDA, from the coding sequence ATGATCACGGCCGGTCTGCTGCTCGCCGCCGGGGAGGGGCGTCGCTACGGGATGCCCAAGGCGCTGATCGCGTACCGGAATCGGCTCCTGGTGGAGCACGCGGCCGGGACCCTGCAGCGGGCCGGCTGTGGACGGACCTTGGTGGTTCTCGGCGCCCGCGCCGAGGAGGTCCGGAGCCGGGCGGAGCTGCCGGAGACCGTGGTCAATCCGGACTGGGCGAGCGGCATGGGCTCGTCGCTGCGGGCCGGGCTGGCCGCGCTGAGCAGCGACGAGAGCGTCGGCGCGGCGGTGGTCCTGCTGGTCGACATGCCCGGCGTGACCGATGCGGCGGTGCGCCGGGTGATCGCGCACGCGGCGCCGGACGCGTGCGCGATGGGTGGTTACCGGGGGCGGCGCGGGCACCCGGTGCTGCTCGGGCGGGAGCACTGGGCGGGTGTGGCGGCGGTCGCGACCGGCGATCGGGGCGCACGGGATTACCTGCGCGCGCACGAGGTACTGGTGGTCGAGGTCGGCGACGTCGCCGACGACACCGATCTGGACCGTCCGGGAGATCTCGATGCGTGA
- a CDS encoding XdhC family protein — protein sequence MRDVLADLLRWWSAGQPAGLAIVTGTWASAPRQVGAAMAVGPDGVAVGSVSGGCVEAAVYELCREVARTGRFRTASFGVTDDLALEAGLPCGGTIEVTVGRVDKATFPDLPVLVAAVEAGEEIALDIAAGYTVGKTGTIVFRPPPRMLVFGATDHAAAVARIGGFLGYHVTVCDARPVFATERRFPGADRVVVDWPHRYLAAEAEAGRIDDRTVLCVLTHDPKFDVPTLELALRLDVGYVGAMGSRRTHEDRLARLREAGLTEPELDRLCSPIGLDLGAHSPEETAVSIAAEIVALRRGGSGQRLSRTGGPVHKTVGPAGILSGPATP from the coding sequence ATGCGTGACGTGCTCGCCGATCTGCTGCGCTGGTGGTCCGCGGGGCAGCCGGCCGGGCTGGCGATCGTGACCGGGACCTGGGCGAGCGCGCCGCGGCAGGTGGGCGCGGCGATGGCGGTCGGGCCGGACGGCGTGGCGGTCGGCAGCGTGTCCGGCGGGTGCGTGGAGGCGGCGGTCTACGAGCTGTGCCGGGAGGTGGCCCGGACCGGCCGATTCCGCACGGCGAGTTTCGGGGTGACCGACGATCTGGCGCTCGAGGCCGGTCTGCCGTGCGGCGGGACGATCGAGGTGACGGTCGGGCGAGTGGACAAGGCTACATTTCCCGATCTACCGGTGCTGGTGGCAGCGGTCGAGGCCGGCGAAGAGATCGCGCTCGACATCGCTGCCGGGTACACCGTCGGGAAGACCGGCACGATCGTCTTCCGGCCGCCACCGCGGATGCTGGTCTTCGGCGCCACCGACCACGCGGCCGCGGTCGCCCGGATCGGCGGCTTCCTCGGCTACCACGTGACGGTCTGCGACGCCCGGCCGGTCTTCGCGACGGAACGCCGCTTCCCCGGGGCGGACCGGGTGGTGGTCGACTGGCCGCACCGCTACCTGGCCGCCGAGGCCGAGGCCGGCCGGATCGACGACCGGACCGTGCTCTGCGTGCTCACCCACGACCCGAAGTTCGACGTGCCCACCCTGGAGCTGGCGCTGCGCCTGGACGTCGGTTACGTCGGCGCGATGGGCTCCCGGCGCACCCACGAGGACCGGCTGGCCCGGCTGCGCGAGGCCGGGCTGACCGAGCCGGAGCTGGACCGGCTCTGCTCGCCGATCGGCCTGGACCTGGGCGCGCACAGCCCGGAGGAGACCGCGGTGAGCATCGCCGCGGAGATCGTCGCGCTGCGCCGGGGCGGCTCCGGGCAACGGCTGTCGCGGACCGGCGGACCGGTCCACAAGACCGTCGGGCCGGCCGGCATCCTTTCCGGCCCGGCCACACCCTAG
- a CDS encoding HAD family hydrolase has protein sequence MLRGVLFDLDGTLGDHDGSVLTALTAWLPTVGMTADPAMVERWHTVAETHLAAWRRREIDFPEQRRRRLRDFGFAGPDAALDDVFRGYLVEYQNAYRSYDDVAEALAAVDQAGLRVAVLTNGSAAQQRAKLARMGLADLGPVWTPDDLGMAKPDPGAFSGAVARWGLRPEETLSVGDRHDLDVLAARSAGLRAVHLDRLGAGPAGEPHRIRSLRELAGHL, from the coding sequence ATGCTGCGCGGGGTGCTCTTCGATCTGGACGGCACGCTCGGTGACCACGACGGCTCGGTGCTCACGGCGCTGACCGCCTGGCTGCCCACGGTCGGGATGACCGCCGACCCGGCGATGGTGGAGCGCTGGCACACGGTCGCCGAGACGCACCTGGCCGCCTGGCGGCGGCGCGAGATCGATTTTCCGGAGCAGCGCCGGCGACGGCTGCGGGACTTCGGTTTCGCCGGCCCCGACGCGGCGCTGGACGACGTCTTCCGCGGCTATCTGGTCGAATACCAGAACGCCTACCGGTCCTACGACGACGTGGCCGAGGCATTGGCCGCCGTCGACCAGGCCGGCCTTCGCGTCGCGGTGCTCACCAACGGTTCGGCGGCGCAGCAGAGGGCGAAACTCGCCCGGATGGGCCTGGCCGATCTCGGGCCCGTGTGGACTCCCGACGATCTGGGGATGGCCAAGCCCGATCCGGGTGCGTTCAGCGGGGCGGTCGCCCGCTGGGGCCTGCGGCCGGAGGAGACGCTCAGCGTGGGGGACAGGCACGATCTGGACGTGCTGGCCGCGCGGTCGGCCGGGCTGCGGGCGGTGCATTTGGACCGGCTGGGCGCCGGTCCGGCGGGCGAACCGCACCGCATCCGCTCCCTGCGCGAGCTGGCCGGCCACTTGTAG
- a CDS encoding GlxA family transcriptional regulator, with product MSMVVFVLTPQIHLLDLAGPAQVFSTAPGYSLRYVAESPSVPTWQGVVLQAEVDWPALTPDDLVIVPGWRTGFGFFGPGTLGRLREHHAAGGTVASVCSGADALGRAGLLDGRRCTTHHDLQESLSRSHPRATVIRDVLYVSDDRVVTSAGIASGIDLALHLVAQRHGPAVAAGVAREMVVYARRNGDERQASAMLRHRDHLSDVVHRVQDRIDAAFAEPLPLTELAVGAGVSERTLTRLFTAATGRTPLRYQQLLRLERAEYLIGHGVTVEAAARAVGFGDARMLRRLRSRTV from the coding sequence GTGAGCATGGTGGTCTTCGTGCTCACCCCGCAGATCCACCTGCTCGACCTGGCCGGCCCGGCCCAGGTCTTCTCCACCGCGCCGGGATACTCGCTGCGCTACGTCGCCGAGTCGCCGAGCGTCCCCACCTGGCAGGGCGTCGTCCTGCAGGCCGAGGTGGACTGGCCCGCGCTCACCCCGGACGACCTGGTGATCGTTCCGGGGTGGCGCACCGGTTTCGGCTTCTTCGGCCCCGGCACGCTGGGCCGGCTGCGCGAGCATCACGCCGCCGGCGGCACGGTGGCCAGCGTCTGCTCCGGCGCCGACGCGCTCGGCCGGGCCGGGCTGCTCGACGGCCGCCGCTGCACCACCCATCACGACCTGCAGGAGTCCCTGTCCCGCAGCCATCCGCGGGCCACGGTGATCCGCGACGTGCTCTACGTCTCGGACGACCGGGTGGTCACCTCGGCCGGTATCGCCAGCGGCATCGACCTGGCCCTGCACCTGGTGGCGCAGCGGCACGGCCCGGCGGTGGCCGCCGGAGTGGCCCGGGAGATGGTGGTCTACGCCCGGCGCAACGGCGACGAGCGGCAGGCCAGCGCGATGCTGCGGCACCGCGACCACCTCAGCGACGTGGTGCACCGGGTCCAGGACCGGATCGACGCGGCGTTCGCCGAGCCGCTGCCGCTGACCGAGCTGGCGGTCGGCGCCGGGGTCAGCGAACGCACGCTGACCCGGCTGTTCACCGCAGCGACCGGCCGTACCCCGCTGCGCTACCAGCAGCTGTTGCGCCTGGAACGGGCGGAGTACCTGATCGGGCACGGGGTCACCGTGGAGGCGGCGGCGCGCGCGGTCGGTTTCGGGGACGCGAGAATGCTGCGCAGGCTGCGATCAAGGACGGTGTGA
- a CDS encoding cysteine hydrolase family protein, producing MTEALIVIDVQESFRARPLWETVNNPDVVPNVQRLVDHARTTGRSVIWVLHSEPGSGGTFDPANGFVRLMAELTPADGEPVLTKTVHNAFTGTDLQHRLTVAGVRGVTVCGLRTEQCVETTARVASDLGYDVTFVTDATATFPIPHRDAPEDRSVAELLADPRTLAAEDVVTRTEYALAGRFATIATVAEVEKG from the coding sequence ATGACCGAAGCTCTGATCGTCATCGACGTGCAGGAATCGTTCCGGGCGCGGCCGCTGTGGGAAACCGTCAACAATCCGGACGTCGTGCCGAACGTCCAGCGGTTGGTGGACCACGCCCGCACCACCGGGCGAAGCGTGATCTGGGTGTTGCACTCGGAGCCGGGCAGCGGCGGCACCTTCGACCCGGCCAACGGCTTCGTCCGGCTGATGGCGGAGCTGACCCCGGCCGACGGCGAGCCCGTCCTGACCAAGACCGTGCACAACGCCTTCACCGGCACCGACCTGCAGCATCGTCTCACCGTGGCGGGTGTCCGCGGGGTCACCGTCTGCGGCCTGCGCACCGAGCAGTGCGTCGAGACGACCGCCCGGGTCGCCTCCGACCTCGGCTACGACGTCACCTTCGTCACCGACGCCACCGCCACCTTCCCGATCCCGCACCGGGACGCCCCCGAGGACCGGAGCGTCGCCGAGCTGCTCGCCGACCCGCGTACGCTGGCCGCCGAGGACGTGGTGACCCGCACCGAGTACGCGCTGGCCGGCCGGTTCGCCACGATCGCGACGGTGGCCGAGGTCGAGAAGGGATGA
- a CDS encoding DUF6194 family protein, whose product MGIDPLDALTDRIAGLPDVTAVIAGPGTGAPEAAWGDRFFFVGDERMRPFATIVVRDVPGFDERSGLHRPGVFRLNVELGRARFRTLFGYGPEQFAAHQSTIDFTVAGQWFPHPVYAVQGWGSMINPDPADVLPLIERARDRSAARRRR is encoded by the coding sequence ATGGGAATCGACCCGCTCGACGCGCTGACCGACCGCATCGCCGGCCTTCCGGACGTCACCGCCGTCATCGCCGGTCCCGGCACCGGCGCCCCCGAGGCCGCCTGGGGCGACCGTTTCTTCTTCGTCGGCGACGAGCGGATGCGCCCGTTCGCCACGATCGTCGTGCGGGATGTCCCCGGCTTCGACGAGCGTTCCGGCCTCCACCGTCCCGGCGTCTTCCGGCTCAATGTCGAGCTCGGCAGAGCCCGATTCCGGACCCTTTTCGGATATGGCCCGGAGCAGTTCGCCGCACACCAGTCGACGATCGACTTCACCGTCGCCGGGCAGTGGTTCCCGCACCCGGTCTACGCGGTCCAGGGCTGGGGCTCGATGATCAACCCGGATCCGGCGGACGTCCTGCCGCTGATCGAGCGGGCCCGCGACCGTTCGGCGGCCCGCCGGCGGCGCTGA
- a CDS encoding MerR family transcriptional regulator: MPKSQRTSFRPVDLARRHGLSAQAIRNYERDGVIPPAERTSTGYRAYGEAHMAAVGAFLALALAYGHGPAAVIMRAVLAGDLETAFATIDAGHARLIRDRETLTAVEAATDVLKKGDAPRAARPLPVGALAHRLGVTPATLRKWEQAGILVPARDRVSHQRLYSADDVRDADLAHLLRRGGYGLPHIATVLDQVRTAGSPEALAVSLTDWRARLIGRGQAMLTAAARLSDFVALDPSSGRGRT, encoded by the coding sequence ATGCCGAAGTCTCAACGCACCAGTTTCCGCCCGGTGGACCTCGCCCGGCGGCACGGGTTGTCCGCCCAGGCGATCCGGAACTACGAGCGGGACGGGGTGATTCCGCCGGCCGAGCGGACATCGACCGGATATCGCGCCTACGGCGAGGCGCACATGGCCGCGGTGGGCGCTTTTCTCGCGCTGGCTCTCGCGTACGGCCACGGGCCGGCCGCCGTGATCATGCGCGCCGTGCTCGCCGGCGACCTGGAAACCGCATTTGCCACCATCGACGCGGGGCATGCCCGGCTGATCCGGGACCGGGAAACGCTGACCGCCGTCGAGGCCGCCACCGACGTCCTGAAGAAAGGTGACGCTCCCCGGGCGGCGCGTCCGCTTCCGGTCGGCGCGCTCGCCCACCGGCTCGGGGTCACGCCGGCCACGCTGCGCAAATGGGAGCAGGCCGGGATCCTGGTGCCGGCCCGGGACCGGGTCAGCCACCAGCGGCTCTACTCGGCCGACGACGTCCGCGACGCTGACCTGGCCCATCTGCTCCGGCGCGGTGGTTACGGGCTGCCGCACATCGCCACCGTGCTCGATCAGGTGCGGACCGCGGGCAGCCCGGAAGCGCTGGCCGTCTCACTCACCGACTGGCGGGCGCGGCTCATCGGGCGGGGTCAGGCGATGCTGACCGCGGCGGCCCGGCTGTCCGATTTCGTCGCCCTCGATCCGTCATCCGGCCGGGGCCGGACATAG
- a CDS encoding PRC-barrel domain-containing protein: MQPTPFTPWSWRDPASLSGTSQPADSDVVDDAGRVGVDLVDYKVEATDGHIGSIDRASYDVGGAYLVVDTGPWIFGRKVLLPAGTVQNVDHNDRKVYVDRTKEQIKDSPEYDKETFESASYRQQVGDYYTGSYRDYPH, from the coding sequence ATGCAACCTACGCCGTTCACTCCGTGGTCCTGGCGGGATCCGGCGAGTCTTTCCGGCACGAGTCAGCCGGCGGACTCCGACGTGGTCGACGACGCCGGGCGGGTCGGCGTGGACCTGGTCGATTACAAGGTCGAGGCGACCGATGGGCATATCGGTTCCATCGACCGGGCCAGTTACGACGTCGGTGGCGCCTATCTGGTGGTGGACACCGGGCCGTGGATTTTCGGCCGCAAGGTGCTGCTGCCGGCGGGCACGGTGCAGAACGTCGACCACAACGACCGCAAGGTCTATGTGGACCGGACGAAGGAGCAGATCAAGGATTCTCCGGAGTACGACAAGGAGACCTTCGAATCGGCTTCGTACCGGCAGCAGGTCGGCGATTACTACACCGGCAGCTATCGGGATTACCCGCACTGA
- a CDS encoding sugar kinase, producing the protein MGIFVAEGIGTLEHARGFTLAVGGAESNVAVGVARLGGSATWLGRLGPDSTGALIAGRLRAAGVRAIAVPDPAPTGLMLRYRRSAQFIHADYHRAGSAGSRLTPADLPLSELERAGILHVTGITPALGDTARATVFAAVEAARAAGVPVSLDVNYRGKLWSRFDAAPVLRDLVALADIVFAGPDEAAIFLDATDPVDGLAKLGPAEVIVKDGARGCAALIDDARHTLPALPITAVDPVGAGDAFVAGYLADRLAGAPAAQRLQTAITAGAFAVTVPGDCDNAPTRADLAALSGSDINR; encoded by the coding sequence ATGGGCATCTTCGTCGCCGAGGGGATCGGAACCCTGGAGCACGCCCGCGGTTTCACCCTGGCGGTCGGCGGCGCGGAGAGCAACGTCGCGGTCGGCGTGGCCCGCCTCGGCGGCTCCGCCACCTGGCTGGGCCGGCTCGGGCCGGACTCCACCGGCGCGCTGATCGCGGGCCGGTTGCGCGCCGCCGGTGTCCGGGCGATCGCCGTACCGGACCCCGCCCCCACCGGCCTCATGCTGCGTTACCGCCGGTCCGCCCAGTTCATCCACGCCGACTACCACCGCGCGGGCAGCGCCGGTTCCCGGCTCACCCCGGCCGACCTGCCGCTGTCCGAGCTGGAGCGGGCCGGGATCCTGCACGTCACCGGCATCACCCCGGCTCTCGGCGACACCGCCCGGGCCACCGTCTTCGCCGCGGTGGAGGCCGCCCGAGCCGCGGGCGTCCCGGTCTCGCTGGACGTGAACTACCGCGGCAAACTCTGGTCCCGCTTCGACGCCGCCCCGGTCCTGCGTGACCTGGTCGCCTTGGCGGACATCGTCTTCGCCGGCCCGGACGAGGCCGCCATCTTCCTGGACGCCACCGACCCGGTCGACGGCCTGGCCAAGCTGGGGCCCGCCGAGGTCATCGTCAAGGACGGCGCCCGCGGCTGCGCCGCCCTGATCGACGACGCCCGGCACACCTTGCCGGCGCTCCCGATCACCGCCGTCGACCCGGTCGGCGCCGGCGACGCTTTCGTAGCCGGCTACCTCGCCGACCGCCTGGCCGGCGCCCCTGCGGCCCAACGCTTGCAGACCGCCATCACCGCCGGCGCCTTCGCCGTCACCGTCCCCGGCGACTGCGACAACGCGCCCACCCGAGCCGACCTGGCCGCCCTGTCCGGCTCCGACATCAACCGCTGA
- a CDS encoding bifunctional 4-hydroxy-2-oxoglutarate aldolase/2-dehydro-3-deoxy-phosphogluconate aldolase translates to MTDHRAPLDPVSSAIVESGIVAILRAPTAGAFAAVADVLVSAGITAIEVTLTSRGALDAISGLRRQLPAGTVIGAGTVLTPDDAKAAVDAGAAFLVSPVLDTLGGQSVPCYPGAYTPTEVFAAHRAGAPLVKLFPAGGLTPTYLKDLRGPLPQVRILPTGGIGLDDISDWLTAGAAAVGLGGPLIGDAATGGSLTALAARAKHAVDAVTFARS, encoded by the coding sequence GTGACCGATCACCGTGCTCCGCTCGATCCTGTCTCCTCCGCCATCGTCGAGAGCGGCATCGTCGCGATCCTGCGCGCCCCGACCGCCGGCGCCTTCGCCGCCGTCGCCGACGTGCTGGTGTCCGCCGGCATCACCGCGATCGAGGTCACCCTGACCTCGCGGGGCGCCCTCGACGCGATCTCCGGCCTGCGCCGCCAGCTCCCGGCCGGCACGGTCATCGGCGCCGGCACCGTCCTCACCCCGGACGACGCCAAGGCCGCCGTCGACGCCGGCGCCGCGTTCCTGGTCTCGCCGGTGCTGGACACGCTGGGCGGCCAGTCCGTGCCGTGCTATCCGGGCGCCTACACGCCGACCGAGGTCTTCGCCGCCCACCGCGCCGGCGCCCCGCTGGTCAAGCTCTTCCCGGCCGGCGGTCTCACGCCGACGTACCTGAAGGATCTCCGCGGCCCGCTGCCCCAGGTCCGCATCCTGCCCACCGGCGGCATCGGCCTGGACGACATCTCCGACTGGCTGACCGCCGGCGCCGCCGCCGTCGGCCTCGGCGGCCCACTGATCGGCGACGCCGCCACCGGCGGCAGCCTCACCGCCCTGGCCGCCCGAGCGAAACACGCCGTCGACGCCGTCACCTTCGCCCGCTCATGA
- a CDS encoding TetR/AcrR family transcriptional regulator C-terminal domain-containing protein, translated as MDAAYTKIVAAIREMIEAGELRPGDRVPSARAITREWGVAIATATKAHAALREAGLTVARPGVGTVVAGPAPRRDTDLSRERIVAAAMTIADRHGMADLSMRRIAAELDVATMSLYRHVPSREDLELAMIDVALGELRVPPRYSGDWRADLEGCARGLWEIFQRHPWLGVTMSLTRPQMTPNAMRLGELIMGALARTRLGVTDRMLVEVLLFSFIRGVASALEPEAVARRDTGLTDDEWMDSQEDAFRRFLEFQPMPNFTELFLHTPDFEFDLGVLFEFGLARFLDGIEVWIG; from the coding sequence GTGGACGCGGCGTACACGAAGATCGTGGCGGCGATCCGGGAGATGATCGAGGCGGGCGAGCTGCGGCCGGGGGACCGGGTGCCGTCGGCCCGGGCGATCACCCGCGAGTGGGGCGTGGCGATCGCCACCGCGACCAAGGCGCACGCCGCGCTGCGCGAGGCCGGCCTGACCGTGGCCCGCCCCGGCGTCGGCACCGTGGTCGCCGGCCCGGCCCCGCGCCGGGACACCGACCTGAGCCGGGAGCGGATCGTCGCGGCCGCGATGACGATCGCCGACCGGCACGGCATGGCCGACCTCTCGATGCGCCGGATCGCCGCCGAGCTGGACGTCGCCACCATGTCGCTCTACCGGCACGTGCCCAGCCGGGAGGACCTGGAGCTGGCCATGATCGATGTGGCGCTCGGCGAGCTGCGGGTGCCGCCGCGCTACTCCGGCGACTGGCGGGCCGACCTGGAGGGCTGCGCCCGCGGGCTGTGGGAGATCTTCCAGCGGCATCCGTGGCTGGGCGTGACCATGTCGCTGACCCGGCCGCAGATGACGCCGAACGCGATGCGGCTGGGTGAGCTGATCATGGGGGCGCTGGCCCGGACCCGGCTCGGCGTGACCGACCGGATGCTGGTCGAGGTGCTGCTGTTCAGCTTCATCCGCGGGGTGGCCAGCGCGCTGGAGCCGGAGGCCGTCGCCCGGCGGGACACCGGCCTGACCGACGACGAGTGGATGGACTCCCAGGAGGACGCGTTCCGGCGGTTCCTGGAGTTCCAGCCGATGCCGAACTTCACCGAGCTGTTCCTGCACACCCCGGACTTCGAGTTCGACCTCGGGGTGCTCTTCGAGTTCGGGCTGGCCCGGTTCCTGGACGGGATCGAGGTGTGGATCGGCTGA